The DNA sequence TTGGCAATAAAAATAATCGATTGTTACAAGTCGTTTATGCGTATTAATAAACAATATAATCTGTCGGGATTTTCTTCATATTTACCACAAGAGTTGTATGAAGGTTTCAGCGACGCAATTATGGAGGACTTATCCAATCAAGGTAAAAATGCTTCCCCGGATCGAGAATTTAACATGCTGGTTGTTGAATTAAACAAACTGGATATCAAACAAGAACTTGAAACTCTCGCGGAGTCATTTATAAAATTAGAAAGCACTAAACAGAAAAAAGAATTGAAGGAAGCACAAAAATTGTTTAGGGAAAAGTCGCACCAACTGGCGGAAATTGAAAAACGCTCTTTGCTCAAATGAGCTTATCGCTGTATAATTCACCCTAGCTTAAAGAAATTTATGACAAATACGAAAACAAATTCAAAACCTTCGAAATTAACCAAATCGCAAGAAGATCTAATAAAACAAGGTAAAGAGCAGGGATTTTTGACACAAGACAATATCTTGGAAGTGTACCCCGAGGCAGAAAAACATCTTGATGAATTGGATGCTTTGTACGATATCCTAATTGCCGAAGGATTGGATGTTTTCGAGAGTGTTGTCGGTGAAGAATTTGAAACCGATGACTTGGCACGGGATAAATTGGACAAAGAAATCGAAATTCTTTCCAAACTCTCAGGTGCGGAAAGCACCGATCCCGTCAGACAATATTTACGTGAGATTGGAAAAGTACCCTTACTTTTTGCAGAAGAAGAAGTGGAATTGGCGAAACGTTTTGAGAAGGGTGAGAAATTTGCTAAAGATAAACTTACAGAAAGCAATTTGAGGTTAGTCGTTTCGATTGCCAAAAAATATATCGGTCGCGGACTTTCTCTCCTTGATTTAATCCAAGAAGGTAATCAGGGTCTTATTCGTGCGGTAGAAAAATACGACTGGAGAAAAGGATATAAATTCTCAACTTATGCAACATGGTGGATAAGACAGGCGATAACACGAGCGATCGCAGATCAAGCAAGGACGATTAGAATTCCTGTCCACATGGTGGAAACGATCAATAAACTTTACCGAATTAGCAGGCGTTTAATGCAAGAAAAAGGTAGAGAACCGACTGCTGACGAGATTGCAGAAGAAGCGGAAGTAGAACCGGAACGTGTACGCGAAATCTTTAAAATAGCTCAAGAAGTTGCCTCATTGGAAGCTCCCGTCGGAGAGGACAAAGAGAGTTTTCTTGGGGATTTCATACCCGATGATAACCAATTGTCTCCAGTGGATGCCGCGAGCAAGCAACTTTTAAAAGATCACCTTGATGAAGTGTTGGCGACTCTTTCGGAAAGAGAAGCAAAGGTTCTTAAACTCCGTTTTGGACTTGAGGGCAGTAAACAAATGACCTTGGAAGAAGTTGGAAAAGTCTTCGGTGTAACTCGTGAACGAATTAGACAAATCGAAGCAAAGGCGTTAAGAAAACTCAAACACCCCAGTAGAAGGAAAAAACTTCAGGATTATTTGGAATAATTGGAATTATCTAAAGACACCCGAATAAACTTTGACAACAATTACTTCACGAAATAAAAAGTTATGTAACTGGTTGTGCCGTCTAAATTATCGATATCTACCAGTTTAGCCGAATTTGTGTTTACAAGTAACTGTGGCGTAGCGGTGTTTTCCTTCATAAGTTTGGAGATAATATACACAGAGGCGGGTGTATCGACATGTTTTACGGAATCTAAATTGTAAATTTTATCAAGGTGGAAGTTGGTAATTACCTCTATGCTTTGTTTGTCAAAACCGTCTGCCATGTTTGATGTTTGGTAATGCGAGAAATCGGCACTTACGAGAACCAAAACATCCTCACTCAATGATCGTAAAATTTCAGTCAATTGGTCACATTCCTCTTTGGTAGTGGTCGATTTGACGGTAATTGGTACAAGTTTCGCAGACGGAAATTTCTTTTTTATAAAGGCGACTGTTCCGTAAACGGCGTGTTCGTTTTCGAAAACATTTTCATTGTGTCCGGCTGTGTCTTTAGATATGTTATCCAATATTTCCACATTGGGGTTTAACTCACCGTAAGGTGTTTCCCACCTCGCATAAGAAACCTGGATATTGTCATATCCTGCATTGTAATGATTTGGCGTAATCAAAATAATGGTGTCGAAATTTTCTTCGATACCGTCAAAAAATGCTTGAATTATCGGTGCCGCAAGTAAGTGGTGGGGGATAATTCCGCCAAGTACTTTTCCATTTGGAGATATGCGGTATTTGACGGCTTTTTCTTCGGCTTGATTGTAAAAATCAAGATCATACTGCCTCGAGGAATGAGTAAGAGTGTGATTAGAGTCGACATTGTTGTCGCGGTGTACGAGGTAGATTTGTCCAAACAAAGATAGGATTACAAAACTAGAAAAAACAATCAGCAACCACTTCATGTTATGGAGTAATGATGTCTGTCACCCAACTTGGTGTAGGGGGTAATTGCTCCTTTCCCTCATACACTATTTCTTGCCATTTTTCATCTGTTAACCTTCGTTCAAGCGGTTGAGTAAACTCGTAATAGCTATATACTGCGCCCCGTGTCAATCTGGTGCCGTTGGTGTCTTTTACGGCAACATAGATAATCATCGGAGTACCCGTTGCCTCATATAAAATTTGATTCTTTGTCGCATCGGTATGTACATCGGCAACAATTCCCATGCGCGCATCTTTTTCGCGCATGATATCTCCATCTAAGCTCCATACGATGTTGGGGAAATTATAGGTAACGTAATTTCTAAGTTTCTCAAATTCTTCATCCGAAATTTTTTGGTCAGTCAACTCTTTTTCGGCAATTTCTTTAAAGAAATTAAGCGCTTTGTCGAAGTTTTCGAATTTTTGTTTCATTCCGTCAATGAGAAGGTCGTTATCATCCAAACCTTCGAGAGTCATTTTGTTTAAAGCAATAAGTCTCGTTATGAAAGACAAATCGGGTTCAACATATCCTTTGGGGACGGGTGGAATTTCTCCCTCCTCCGGCCCACCTCCCATTTCTGCATACGATTGTTTGGCATACAAGAGTGTATCGTGTCGTAGTTCTGTCCATGAACCAAGTACGGTATTGAGCGATTTTTTGTTCCAGGCATAATTTCTCATAAAACCGGGATAACCATCACCGTGCTCTTCGAAAAGCGGCATAAAGTTATAAAGCCACGCCCAATAGATATTTTGCGTCCATGTTTTTTCATCCAATGACAAAAATTCACCCTTTAATTTATTTTGTACTTGTGCAATAACCCTATCCGAATCGGGGGCATTTTCTTTCACCCAGTCGTCTAAAAGTGGGTCAGCGGTTTTATTGCCGAGAATTGACATGACCATTAACGATGTCGGAGTGGAAGGTAAATATTGACCTGTTGTCTCATCGGGTTTTTCGTCTCCTTGTGTTAACTCACTAAACATATAACTGTCAGGAATAAAGCGCTGTCCCATAAATCTGAAACCTTTGGTACTTTGCAGTAACTCGTCTTTTGTGGGTGCCTGCAGCGGATCAAAAGTTTTTATTTCAGATAGAATTTTTGGACCCGCCAACAGCTGTGCCTTTTGTCTTAAGATCTCCAATTTAGCCAGATCTTTAAAATCGGTTAGTTTAACACTATCGCCATAAACCTCGTTTACCAAATCGGAATACTGGTAGTAAGTAAGATCATCACTTTGTCCCACAAAAAACACGGTCGGTAAGTAAATATCTTCCCAGAGACTTGATGCTCTTGTTTTGTCGTAGTCGACATGTCCAAGTTGCCATGCAATTATTGCCGCATCTTGCGTGAGGAATTCGTTTCTCAATTCAAAATTGCGCCTGCCATACCACATCATAGCTCTGAAATAACTTCGAAGTGTCGAATTTTTTGTATAATGGCCGCGCGGAGTGTACTGGGTATAATCCTCAAGTAAATCCGGTGTAAATTTTCCAAAAAGGGGAGACTCGCTTGGTGCTTGTGCGTCGAAAATTAAATTCAGTTCTTTTTCTGCAAGAGAATAAATTTCATCCGGAACATCATTCTTGTATTTTTCCAGATTGGTTAACATGCGCTCTTTTGTATCTACTGATTCGTCGGTCTCCAATGCTGATTGCTGTTCTTCGACTGTTTCGAAGTACATAGTTTTGTTTTCTGTGTTGCTGGTGTCAAGAATTACGAGTGGAATCAGATAATAAGTAGTAATTCGCGACAGGCTGCTCGTTAGTTCGGAATCCTTATTTTCTTTGTAACTCACGATAGAACTTTCATATAGTGCTTTGGTCAAAGTATGTAATTTGGAATGCATTTTTGTTTCTTCAATCTTTTGAAATGTTCGATCAATAAGCACATGGTACGTATGAAGGAGTAAGTCCGAAGTTATAAAAACCGCATTTTCAGGTTGTCGGTCATATTGACTAGTTGATCCACCAACCTTCATGTATATATCAATCATATCGTCGACTCTGTTTCCGTTGCCGGATCGGGGTTCAAAAATTGGAGTCTCGGGGTCTGAATATGTGATTTGCGTTGGTTTTATAAAAAAACCATTCCGTGTTAGTTGGGACGTGAGATTTTCATCGATCTGAAAACCTCCGCTTTGTGATACTTCCGATAAATTAGTTATTTCAGGAACAGAAATGGTGTAAGCAGGCAGGGAAGGTTTAATAGTTGATTTAATCTCTTTGTACTCTGCGAAGACGCCTGGGCTTGTAATACGGAAACTGTGTTTTGTATCAAGATTATTGGTTGAGTCAGCCCTGTTTTTTGCTAGGTGTGTGATTGTAAATAACCCGATTGCGACAAGGATAGAAATAGCCAATAACACCCTTTTTAAAGTAATAGGTTTTGTTTTGGGTGTGTGGGCAACGGGATCAGTTTTATTAAACACACTTTGCTCTCCATTGATATTTTCTGTGTTTTGAGGATTATCGGAAATTTGGTTTACGGGAGGAATACCTTCATCCATACTCTCATCTTAAGCGTTATGTGCCCCCTTTTACAATAACGGTATTTTAAAAATTTCGGTCTGAATATCAAACTGTCATTAAACGAGCCAACAAAACTCTTGAAAGAAATAGGTGTCGTAAAAGTCAAACAACAAACGCCATTCTGCGTTTCTTTTAAATATACTTTTCAATTTCAAACGTGGGGTAGCAGATTATGCTTTTATCCTTTACCAAAGAAACAGGTATCCACACTGCAGGGAAGTTGGGCGAGTCGGGGTTGGGAATTGTCTCACTGCCTAATACCTTTTCGTCTCTTAATTCACCCTCAAAGACAAAAATTACTTCATGACCTCTTTCGCCTTGATAAATAAAAATTTCCTCAATTGGTGTTACAAATTCTAGATTAAATATTTCTACACCCAGCTCTTCAAATATTTCTCTTTTAAGTGTATCAATTGCTTTTTCTCCAAATTCGACGTGTCCTCCAATTAGTCGGTAAAAGGTTTCGTTTTTGATACTGTCAAAACCTTTATTCAAAAGAAGTTTGTCATTGTGCTTAATTATGCACATTGCTTTTACTTTAATTTCTTTTATCACATGTGAATTATATCAAGAGAATTTGATTTTAAGGAATCGAAAGTATGATCTGGATAAAATCAGGCTTAATTGATATACTTTACTCGCTTTGTAGTTTTGCAAGGCGAGTACATTAATATAATTATTCCCCGGTAGCTCAGCGGCAGAGCAGAGAGCTGTTAACTCTAAGGTCGTAGGTTCGAATCCTACCCGGGGAGCCAGATAGTAATTAAAAATAACTATTTGAAAAGCACCGAAGGGTGTGAAGCCATTTCACCCGACGGGTGATATAATCCAAACAACTTAGCTAAAGCCACTAGAGAGCTTTTTGATTTGTTTGAAATAACTACAAGAACTTATTGCGAGAA is a window from the Candidatus Woesebacteria bacterium genome containing:
- the rpoD gene encoding RNA polymerase sigma factor RpoD, producing MTNTKTNSKPSKLTKSQEDLIKQGKEQGFLTQDNILEVYPEAEKHLDELDALYDILIAEGLDVFESVVGEEFETDDLARDKLDKEIEILSKLSGAESTDPVRQYLREIGKVPLLFAEEEVELAKRFEKGEKFAKDKLTESNLRLVVSIAKKYIGRGLSLLDLIQEGNQGLIRAVEKYDWRKGYKFSTYATWWIRQAITRAIADQARTIRIPVHMVETINKLYRISRRLMQEKGREPTADEIAEEAEVEPERVREIFKIAQEVASLEAPVGEDKESFLGDFIPDDNQLSPVDAASKQLLKDHLDEVLATLSEREAKVLKLRFGLEGSKQMTLEEVGKVFGVTRERIRQIEAKALRKLKHPSRRKKLQDYLE
- the amrB gene encoding AmmeMemoRadiSam system protein B → MKWLLIVFSSFVILSLFGQIYLVHRDNNVDSNHTLTHSSRQYDLDFYNQAEEKAVKYRISPNGKVLGGIIPHHLLAAPIIQAFFDGIEENFDTIILITPNHYNAGYDNIQVSYARWETPYGELNPNVEILDNISKDTAGHNENVFENEHAVYGTVAFIKKKFPSAKLVPITVKSTTTKEECDQLTEILRSLSEDVLVLVSADFSHYQTSNMADGFDKQSIEVITNFHLDKIYNLDSVKHVDTPASVYIISKLMKENTATPQLLVNTNSAKLVDIDNLDGTTSYITFYFVK
- a CDS encoding DUF3160 domain-containing protein, yielding MDEGIPPVNQISDNPQNTENINGEQSVFNKTDPVAHTPKTKPITLKRVLLAISILVAIGLFTITHLAKNRADSTNNLDTKHSFRITSPGVFAEYKEIKSTIKPSLPAYTISVPEITNLSEVSQSGGFQIDENLTSQLTRNGFFIKPTQITYSDPETPIFEPRSGNGNRVDDMIDIYMKVGGSTSQYDRQPENAVFITSDLLLHTYHVLIDRTFQKIEETKMHSKLHTLTKALYESSIVSYKENKDSELTSSLSRITTYYLIPLVILDTSNTENKTMYFETVEEQQSALETDESVDTKERMLTNLEKYKNDVPDEIYSLAEKELNLIFDAQAPSESPLFGKFTPDLLEDYTQYTPRGHYTKNSTLRSYFRAMMWYGRRNFELRNEFLTQDAAIIAWQLGHVDYDKTRASSLWEDIYLPTVFFVGQSDDLTYYQYSDLVNEVYGDSVKLTDFKDLAKLEILRQKAQLLAGPKILSEIKTFDPLQAPTKDELLQSTKGFRFMGQRFIPDSYMFSELTQGDEKPDETTGQYLPSTPTSLMVMSILGNKTADPLLDDWVKENAPDSDRVIAQVQNKLKGEFLSLDEKTWTQNIYWAWLYNFMPLFEEHGDGYPGFMRNYAWNKKSLNTVLGSWTELRHDTLLYAKQSYAEMGGGPEEGEIPPVPKGYVEPDLSFITRLIALNKMTLEGLDDNDLLIDGMKQKFENFDKALNFFKEIAEKELTDQKISDEEFEKLRNYVTYNFPNIVWSLDGDIMREKDARMGIVADVHTDATKNQILYEATGTPMIIYVAVKDTNGTRLTRGAVYSYYEFTQPLERRLTDEKWQEIVYEGKEQLPPTPSWVTDIITP
- a CDS encoding NUDIX domain-containing protein — its product is MIKEIKVKAMCIIKHNDKLLLNKGFDSIKNETFYRLIGGHVEFGEKAIDTLKREIFEELGVEIFNLEFVTPIEEIFIYQGERGHEVIFVFEGELRDEKVLGSETIPNPDSPNFPAVWIPVSLVKDKSIICYPTFEIEKYI